A window from Bacteroidota bacterium encodes these proteins:
- a CDS encoding TfoX/Sxy family protein, translating into MAYNEKLADMTRELISLTHKNVEEKAMFGGLCFMVNDKMCVGVEKERLMVRLDPAKYEEVIEKEGCKPMDFTGRIMKGFVFVDADVLTTKKKLEYWVTLALEYNKIARASKKKPTKKKK; encoded by the coding sequence ATGGCGTACAATGAAAAGCTAGCTGACATGACAAGAGAGTTGATCTCTCTTACACATAAAAATGTGGAGGAGAAAGCCATGTTCGGAGGATTATGCTTTATGGTAAACGATAAAATGTGTGTCGGTGTAGAAAAAGAAAGGCTAATGGTTAGGCTTGATCCTGCCAAATATGAAGAAGTGATTGAAAAAGAAGGTTGCAAACCAATGGATTTTACCGGAAGAATAATGAAGGGGTTTGTATTTGTTGATGCAGACGTTTTAACAACAAAAAAGAAACTTGAGTACTGGGTGACCCTTGCATTAGAGTATAATAAAATTGCAAGAGCAAGTAAGAAGAAACCAACAAAGAAAAAGAAATGA
- a CDS encoding DinB family protein, which translates to MKFDLNKSYQILERTPIVLKKLLNDLDEDWIINNEGPETFSPYDVVGHLIHGEKTDWAARTKIIVEFGLSKPFIPWDRFAQFEESKGKTLSQLLDEFEKVRLENVNWLKSLKLAEADLDKKGMHPKLGEVALRNLLSTWVVHDLTHIAQITRVMAKQYKEEMGPWPEFFRILSF; encoded by the coding sequence ATGAAATTCGATTTAAACAAATCTTATCAAATACTTGAAAGAACACCGATTGTTCTGAAAAAATTACTCAACGATCTTGATGAAGATTGGATAATAAATAATGAAGGGCCTGAAACATTTTCGCCTTATGATGTAGTGGGACATTTGATCCATGGCGAGAAAACAGACTGGGCTGCACGAACAAAAATCATTGTGGAGTTTGGTTTATCAAAACCATTTATACCCTGGGACCGGTTTGCACAGTTTGAAGAAAGCAAAGGAAAAACATTGTCTCAGTTACTTGATGAATTTGAAAAAGTAAGACTCGAAAACGTAAATTGGCTAAAGTCTTTGAAGTTGGCGGAAGCGGATCTTGACAAAAAAGGAATGCACCCGAAATTGGGAGAAGTAGCGTTGCGAAACCTATTATCAACGTGGGTGGTACATGACCTAACACATATTGCACAAATAACAAGGGTAATGGCCAAACAATACAAAGAAGAGATGGGGCCATGGCCTGAGTTTTTCAGGATACTTAGTTTCTGA
- the polA gene encoding DNA polymerase I — protein MAEKKLFLLDAFALVFRAYYALIRNPRVTSKGKNTNAQFGFTNTLVELMNKQKPTHMAVCFDTSAPTERHTDFADYKANRQETPEDISAAVPDIKKIIEGFNIPVVAIDGYEADDVIGTLSKQAEKAGYEVYMVTPDKDYGQLVSKKVKIYKPAYQGGDVEIMGPEEVCAKWNIQRVDQVIDILAMMGDAVDNIPGIPGVGEKTAAKFLAEYGTVENTLANAENIKGAMGEKVKKGKEMAILSKKLATIITNVPVEFHEGDFKVKEWHKEKLKEVFTELEFKTLGKRLLGDDFSFASTNNDFIKKEQPQGVQTDLFGNIIEQPKQTIPVPKDNESEGGMTVDKSINNTEHTYEAVTTDAAIKKLVAELKKQNEICFDTETTGIDANVAELVGLSFSIKPGEAWYIPCPADQKKTKEILSHFESLFADKKKTWIGQNIKYDMLLLKWYGIEITGNLFDTMLAHYVIEPDGKRSMDDLSAKYLGYEPVHIEELIGKKGKAQGSMRDVELEKIKDYAAEDADITLQLKHIFLPLLKTKEVEKVFYEVENPLVKVLTDMEYEGIRIDEDFLNDYSKELEKDAKKAEESVYKQAGVRFNLASPKQLGEVLFDKLKLDPSAKKTKTGQYQTGEDVLLKLAAKGHQIVDDILAFRELTKLKSTYVDSLPLLINKKTGRVHTTYGQAVAVTGRLASNNPNLQNIPVRTDRGKEIRKAFIPRDSKHILLSADYSQIELRIVAAISGDKNMCEAFRNGTDIHTATASRVYNVAEKDVTKEMRYKAKSVNFGIIYGQGAFGLADNLGISRTEAKEIIDNYKKQFPGIQKYMDDTINFAREHGYVQTLMGRKRWLRDINSANFTVRGFAERNAINSPIQGTAADMIKLAMQKVHAAMKKEKMQSRMILQVHDELVFDALKSEAKELKPLIIECMEAAMPLPHKVPVTAECGEGKSWLEAH, from the coding sequence ATGGCTGAAAAAAAACTATTCCTGCTCGATGCATTCGCTCTTGTATTCAGAGCCTATTATGCACTCATCCGCAATCCGCGGGTCACTTCAAAAGGTAAAAACACAAATGCCCAGTTTGGTTTCACCAATACATTGGTGGAGCTAATGAACAAACAAAAGCCCACGCATATGGCTGTTTGTTTCGACACTTCTGCGCCAACCGAAAGACATACTGATTTTGCCGATTATAAAGCTAACCGACAAGAAACACCCGAGGACATCAGCGCTGCTGTTCCGGATATTAAAAAGATCATCGAAGGTTTTAATATTCCTGTCGTTGCCATTGATGGCTATGAGGCCGACGATGTAATTGGTACATTAAGCAAGCAAGCTGAAAAAGCCGGGTATGAAGTATACATGGTTACCCCTGATAAAGACTACGGTCAATTGGTTTCAAAAAAAGTGAAAATATATAAACCAGCTTACCAGGGAGGTGATGTAGAAATAATGGGGCCAGAAGAAGTATGTGCCAAATGGAACATACAACGGGTGGACCAGGTAATTGACATACTCGCAATGATGGGTGATGCAGTTGATAATATTCCTGGAATACCGGGGGTAGGAGAAAAAACCGCTGCAAAATTTTTAGCAGAATATGGAACAGTGGAAAATACTTTAGCAAATGCAGAGAATATAAAGGGCGCCATGGGTGAAAAAGTAAAGAAAGGAAAGGAGATGGCCATACTTTCAAAAAAACTGGCAACTATCATTACCAACGTGCCGGTTGAATTTCATGAAGGAGATTTTAAAGTAAAGGAATGGCATAAAGAAAAACTTAAAGAAGTATTTACAGAACTTGAATTTAAAACGCTGGGCAAAAGATTGCTGGGAGATGATTTTTCATTTGCATCTACCAACAATGATTTTATCAAGAAAGAACAACCACAGGGTGTACAAACGGATCTATTCGGAAATATTATTGAACAACCAAAGCAAACCATACCCGTACCAAAAGATAATGAATCAGAAGGCGGGATGACGGTTGATAAAAGTATAAATAACACCGAACATACATACGAAGCGGTAACAACTGACGCTGCTATTAAAAAACTCGTTGCCGAATTAAAAAAACAGAATGAAATATGTTTTGATACTGAAACCACCGGCATTGATGCCAATGTAGCTGAGCTTGTTGGTCTAAGTTTCTCTATAAAACCTGGTGAGGCCTGGTATATACCCTGCCCGGCCGATCAGAAAAAAACAAAAGAAATACTTTCTCATTTCGAATCCCTATTTGCTGATAAGAAAAAAACGTGGATTGGTCAGAACATCAAGTACGATATGCTGTTGCTGAAATGGTATGGAATTGAAATAACCGGCAATTTGTTTGACACGATGCTTGCGCATTATGTAATAGAACCCGACGGCAAAAGAAGTATGGATGATCTCAGTGCAAAATATTTGGGATATGAGCCGGTGCATATTGAAGAGTTGATCGGAAAAAAAGGAAAGGCACAAGGAAGTATGCGGGATGTAGAACTGGAAAAAATTAAGGACTATGCTGCTGAAGATGCCGACATCACTTTACAACTTAAACATATTTTTCTGCCGCTTTTAAAGACAAAAGAAGTGGAGAAAGTTTTTTACGAAGTAGAAAATCCATTGGTGAAAGTGCTGACCGATATGGAATATGAGGGAATAAGAATTGATGAGGATTTTCTGAATGATTACTCAAAAGAACTGGAGAAAGATGCAAAGAAAGCTGAGGAAAGTGTTTATAAGCAAGCCGGCGTTCGTTTCAATCTTGCTTCACCCAAACAATTAGGTGAAGTATTATTTGATAAACTGAAACTGGACCCATCAGCCAAGAAAACAAAAACAGGCCAGTATCAAACGGGAGAAGATGTATTACTGAAACTGGCAGCTAAAGGTCACCAGATCGTTGACGATATTCTTGCATTCAGGGAATTAACCAAACTCAAATCAACCTATGTTGATTCACTTCCGCTGCTGATAAATAAAAAAACGGGAAGGGTACATACAACATACGGACAAGCTGTTGCTGTTACAGGACGTTTGGCAAGTAATAACCCCAACCTGCAAAATATTCCCGTAAGAACAGATAGAGGTAAAGAAATAAGAAAAGCATTTATACCAAGAGATAGCAAACACATTCTTCTTTCTGCTGACTATTCGCAAATTGAATTAAGAATTGTTGCTGCCATCAGCGGTGATAAAAACATGTGTGAAGCGTTCCGTAATGGAACAGATATTCATACTGCAACCGCATCACGGGTTTATAATGTAGCCGAAAAAGATGTAACCAAAGAAATGCGCTATAAAGCCAAGAGTGTAAACTTTGGGATCATTTACGGACAAGGGGCATTCGGGTTGGCAGATAACTTGGGTATTTCAAGAACAGAGGCGAAAGAAATAATTGATAATTATAAAAAGCAATTTCCCGGCATTCAAAAATATATGGATGACACGATCAATTTTGCAAGAGAACATGGATATGTGCAAACGTTAATGGGTAGAAAAAGATGGTTAAGAGATATTAACTCCGCCAATTTCACCGTTCGGGGTTTTGCAGAAAGAAATGCCATCAACTCACCTATACAAGGAACGGCTGCGGATATGATCAAACTGGCAATGCAGAAAGTACATGCAGCAATGAAAAAAGAAAAAATGCAAAGCCGGATGATCTTGCAGGTACATGATGAATTGGTTTTTGATGCATTAAAATCAGAGGCAAAAGAATTGAAACCATTGATCATTGAATGTATGGAAGCAGCAATGCCGCTGCCACATAAAGTGCCGGTAACAGCCGAATGTGGCGAAGGAAAAAGCTGGCTGGAAGCACATTAA
- a CDS encoding DUF1579 domain-containing protein: protein MKMIDNNTYTLEMYGDGYDGKEVKFMEGTFKRKK, encoded by the coding sequence ATGAAAATGATAGATAATAACACCTACACACTTGAAATGTATGGCGATGGTTATGATGGAAAAGAAGTAAAATTCATGGAAGGCACATTCAAAAGAAAAAAGTAA
- a CDS encoding VOC family protein: MNNAISWFEIGTTDLDRATKFYETIFNIKLNPLDLPNIKMRMFPLNDMMTQVGGALVDSGGFHKPSGTDGPLIYLNGNPDVQIVLDRVEAAGGKIMVPKTEISPEYGYMAVIFDTEGNRIGLHSVPQK; the protein is encoded by the coding sequence ATGAACAATGCAATCAGTTGGTTCGAGATTGGAACTACAGATCTTGACAGGGCAACAAAATTTTACGAGACAATTTTTAATATCAAACTTAATCCGCTTGATCTGCCTAATATTAAAATGCGGATGTTTCCTTTGAATGATATGATGACACAGGTAGGTGGTGCATTGGTTGATAGTGGTGGTTTTCACAAACCTTCCGGTACCGATGGCCCATTGATCTACCTGAATGGAAACCCTGATGTGCAAATTGTATTGGATAGAGTAGAAGCTGCCGGAGGAAAGATCATGGTTCCAAAAACAGAGATCAGCCCGGAGTATGGTTATATGGCTGTTATTTTTGATACGGAAGGAAACCGCATTGGTTTGCATTCAGTACCTCAAAAATAA
- a CDS encoding amidohydrolase: protein MQRILTVLIASAISVISRGQANEKMDFEKYNPKSTLVVPEHKLTKAKFPFIDVHNHQYSMPTQNLTTLITEMDKLNMKVMVNLSGQSGNSIVQSAKNIKDNYPKRFIVFANVNFNRVGEEGWGEKAAAQLETDVKNGANGLKIYKSLGMTEKDITGKRIPVDDPRLDPVWKKAGELKIPVLIHTADPKSFWDPMDENNERWLELATKPGRKKNGDADTVSWQQLIDEQHRMFKKHPNTTFINAHFGWHPNNLPKLGQLMDEMKNMYVEFGAVIAELGRQPREAKKFFEKYQDRILFGKDSWVPEEYATYFRVLETEDEYFPYHKKYHAFWAMYGMGLPDNILKKVYYKNALKIIPNIDKSQFPD, encoded by the coding sequence ATGCAAAGAATTCTTACTGTTTTAATAGCATCCGCCATTAGTGTTATATCCCGCGGGCAAGCAAATGAGAAAATGGATTTTGAGAAATATAATCCCAAGTCAACTCTGGTAGTTCCGGAACATAAATTAACAAAAGCTAAATTTCCATTTATAGATGTACACAACCATCAGTATAGTATGCCGACGCAAAACCTCACAACACTGATTACCGAGATGGATAAGCTGAATATGAAAGTGATGGTGAACCTGAGCGGTCAGAGTGGAAACAGCATTGTTCAATCGGCGAAAAATATAAAAGATAACTATCCAAAACGATTTATCGTTTTTGCAAATGTTAATTTCAATAGAGTGGGTGAAGAAGGCTGGGGTGAAAAAGCAGCAGCTCAATTAGAAACAGATGTAAAGAATGGGGCGAATGGTCTAAAGATCTACAAAAGCCTTGGAATGACTGAAAAGGACATTACTGGAAAACGTATTCCTGTTGATGACCCACGGCTTGACCCTGTTTGGAAAAAAGCAGGAGAATTAAAAATACCTGTACTTATTCATACAGCCGATCCAAAATCTTTCTGGGACCCGATGGATGAAAACAATGAACGCTGGCTTGAGTTGGCAACAAAACCAGGAAGAAAAAAGAACGGTGATGCAGATACTGTTTCATGGCAGCAATTGATAGATGAACAACACCGCATGTTTAAAAAACATCCGAACACAACATTTATCAATGCACATTTCGGTTGGCATCCGAACAATCTTCCAAAGCTCGGGCAACTGATGGATGAAATGAAAAACATGTATGTAGAGTTTGGCGCCGTGATTGCTGAACTTGGAAGACAACCACGAGAAGCAAAAAAGTTTTTTGAAAAATACCAGGACAGGATCTTATTTGGGAAAGACAGCTGGGTACCGGAAGAATATGCCACCTATTTCCGTGTGCTGGAAACAGAGGATGAATATTTTCCTTATCATAAAAAATATCATGCTTTCTGGGCTATGTATGGAATGGGCTTGCCTGATAACATTCTGAAAAAGGTATACTACAAAAATGCTTTGAAGATCATTCCGAATATTGATAAATCACAGTTTCCGGATTAA
- a CDS encoding DUF1579 domain-containing protein, with translation MKRAFLTICTAAILFACNDEKKSEENKPAETTAATESKTETAPQIDPAAMNKAMEDFAKPGKMHEWLASFNGAWDATVIGYMDPSKPDTSKVSQTYSMTLNGLYQEGKLAGNMMGMPFEGKSLTGFDNSKKYLYQHGLIILVRGLL, from the coding sequence ATGAAACGGGCATTCCTGACTATCTGCACTGCTGCTATTCTTTTTGCCTGCAATGATGAAAAGAAAAGCGAAGAAAACAAACCAGCTGAAACGACTGCCGCAACAGAAAGCAAAACCGAAACCGCTCCGCAAATAGATCCTGCGGCAATGAACAAAGCGATGGAAGATTTTGCAAAACCCGGAAAAATGCACGAATGGCTGGCATCTTTTAATGGAGCATGGGATGCGACAGTAATCGGTTATATGGATCCCTCTAAACCGGACACATCAAAAGTTTCACAAACATATTCAATGACATTAAATGGCCTTTACCAGGAAGGAAAGCTTGCCGGAAACATGATGGGCATGCCATTTGAAGGAAAAAGCCTGACGGGTTTTGATAATTCAAAAAAATATTTGTATCAACATGGATTGATAATCTTGGTTCGGGGATTATTGTAA
- a CDS encoding DUF2911 domain-containing protein: MKKLNLTVALFSLSIAINAQMDLPPSGGNPRATVSEEVGITSITIKYSRPDVNKREGKLFGDGANFPVSYGFTTVNLNTNKNTQPWRAGANENTIITFEHDVKVEGKDLKAGTYGLHMAVWPDKATVIFSNQSGSWGSFFYDEKFDALRVDIKPVKLDKCVEWLKYEFIEQREKYCVIALQWEYLSFPFKVDVDVDNIVIAKLRDEVTSQKGFTQQNLIAAANFCLNKNINLEEALAWAQRASGLKSFPTLSILSNAYAKNNKLPQADSAMNEALVFANTNQYMAAGRNMITAKRLDRSLEIFNANQKKNGDVLTVNAGFMSYYSAKGDFNKAIEYAEKALAQSPEPQKAAISANIAKLKEGKDINQ; encoded by the coding sequence ATGAAAAAGCTGAATCTTACTGTTGCTTTATTCTCCTTAAGCATTGCTATAAATGCCCAGATGGATCTACCCCCTAGTGGTGGTAACCCAAGGGCAACTGTTTCCGAAGAAGTCGGTATCACTTCCATTACTATCAAGTATTCAAGACCTGATGTAAATAAACGGGAAGGAAAGCTATTTGGTGATGGCGCCAATTTTCCTGTTTCGTACGGGTTTACTACCGTCAACTTAAACACCAACAAAAACACTCAGCCCTGGCGTGCAGGAGCCAATGAAAATACGATCATTACATTTGAACATGATGTGAAAGTGGAAGGTAAAGATCTTAAAGCGGGCACTTATGGTTTGCATATGGCGGTATGGCCGGATAAAGCAACTGTTATTTTCTCTAATCAATCGGGCTCGTGGGGTAGCTTTTTTTACGATGAAAAATTCGATGCACTGCGGGTAGATATTAAACCTGTGAAGCTGGATAAATGCGTAGAATGGTTGAAGTATGAATTCATTGAGCAAAGGGAAAAATACTGTGTAATTGCATTGCAATGGGAATATCTTTCTTTTCCATTTAAGGTAGATGTAGATGTTGACAATATCGTAATTGCAAAACTGCGTGATGAAGTAACAAGTCAGAAAGGATTTACCCAACAAAACCTTATTGCAGCTGCAAACTTTTGTTTAAATAAAAATATCAATCTTGAAGAAGCGTTGGCGTGGGCACAACGTGCATCAGGACTTAAAAGCTTTCCAACACTAAGCATATTGAGTAATGCGTATGCAAAAAATAATAAACTGCCACAGGCGGATTCTGCAATGAACGAAGCGTTAGTGTTTGCCAACACTAACCAGTATATGGCTGCTGGCAGGAATATGATAACTGCAAAGAGATTGGACAGATCATTAGAAATTTTTAATGCAAATCAAAAAAAGAACGGTGATGTGCTTACTGTAAATGCGGGGTTCATGTCTTATTACTCTGCAAAAGGAGATTTTAATAAAGCAATTGAATATGCTGAGAAGGCTTTGGCACAATCTCCCGAACCACAAAAAGCTGCTATCAGCGCAAATATTGCAAAGCTGAAAGAAGGGAAAGATATTAACCAGTAA
- a CDS encoding DUF1579 domain-containing protein, with product MFVSTWIDNLGSGIIVMTGSYDEATKTLNLKGTQSNPVTGKIAEYEK from the coding sequence ATATTTGTATCAACATGGATTGATAATCTTGGTTCGGGGATTATTGTAATGACAGGATCTTATGATGAAGCAACAAAAACACTAAACCTGAAAGGAACCCAGTCAAATCCTGTAACCGGAAAGATAGCGGAATACGAGAAGTAA
- a CDS encoding DUF1579 domain-containing protein → MKQKTLILCAATAFLFACNDEKASDSKSETTSDKASEEVKEEPKEKAWIPIDSAAAMNAMMAAGALGEEHKMLAKSNGKWTAEMTYWDGIDRPANKMTGTQVTKSILDGHFQQSTFSGDFMGMPFNGISTVGYDNITKEIVSTWIENMNTSMMVMRGKWDAATKTINLTGKQKNPVNGLECTLRQVYKIVDDNNEKMEMYGPDPKTGKEFKMMEIKYTRKK, encoded by the coding sequence ATGAAACAGAAAACCTTAATTCTTTGCGCAGCTACCGCATTTTTATTTGCTTGTAATGATGAAAAAGCAAGCGATTCAAAAAGCGAAACCACTTCCGATAAAGCATCGGAAGAAGTTAAAGAAGAACCCAAAGAGAAAGCATGGATCCCCATTGACTCTGCCGCAGCCATGAATGCCATGATGGCCGCTGGAGCATTGGGGGAAGAACATAAAATGCTTGCCAAATCAAATGGTAAATGGACAGCCGAGATGACCTATTGGGATGGTATAGACAGACCGGCCAATAAAATGACCGGTACACAGGTTACGAAGTCGATATTAGATGGACATTTCCAACAGTCAACATTTTCCGGGGATTTTATGGGAATGCCTTTTAATGGAATTTCTACAGTGGGATATGATAACATTACGAAAGAAATTGTTTCTACCTGGATTGAAAATATGAATACAAGCATGATGGTTATGAGAGGAAAGTGGGATGCTGCTACTAAAACTATTAATCTTACTGGTAAACAAAAAAACCCTGTCAATGGTCTTGAGTGTACTTTGAGACAGGTATATAAAATAGTGGATGATAATAATGAGAAGATGGAAATGTATGGTCCTGATCCAAAAACAGGAAAGGAATTTAAAATGATGGAAATAAAATATACAAGGAAGAAATAA
- a CDS encoding group III truncated hemoglobin: MKKDISSREDLLLLVTRFYEKLLSDPSISYLFTDIAKINLEHHLPELVDFWDSVLFSSDTYRKNTMQPHIDLHRQAPIQKHHFETWLRYFKETVDELFEGDKAFLAKEKATSIATVMQIKLFQFS, translated from the coding sequence ATGAAAAAGGATATTTCCTCAAGAGAAGATCTGCTTTTATTGGTTACACGGTTTTATGAAAAACTGTTAAGCGATCCTTCAATCAGTTATCTTTTTACAGATATAGCTAAAATAAATCTTGAGCACCACCTGCCCGAACTTGTTGATTTTTGGGACAGCGTATTGTTTAGCTCGGATACTTACAGGAAAAATACCATGCAGCCACATATCGATCTTCACCGGCAAGCACCCATTCAAAAGCATCATTTTGAAACTTGGCTCCGCTATTTTAAGGAAACAGTGGATGAACTATTTGAAGGAGATAAAGCTTTTCTTGCTAAAGAAAAGGCTACAAGCATCGCAACTGTCATGCAAATCAAATTGTTTCAGTTTTCCTGA
- a CDS encoding sulfurtransferase has translation MLSNFSFRIQSASCRYTVNAYLVNESIKKLCMKKILFPTMFLLICFISKAQQPVLVSPQWVNENLKDPDLVVLYTGFVVKSDYDREHIEGSRFLWPEWLAFNTPEANMVSADAKTATKVLQELGINKNSKVVICHRGGDVTIASRMFLSLEHYGLRGQVSFLNGGLEAWKRAGYPVTNKPSDFKKGNFTASDNGLLVTKDYVQNALQAKSSEVIDARMKRWYDGDPTGNPRDGHITGAKNIPYPDMVDSTNSIKPREVLEKNFTSVVPDKNKELVVYCFIGQTASVDYLVGRSLGYKMKLYDGSMQEWSRDEKMPMEKTKND, from the coding sequence ATGCTTTCTAATTTTTCATTCCGGATTCAATCTGCTTCATGCAGGTATACGGTCAACGCTTACCTTGTTAATGAATCAATTAAAAAACTTTGTATGAAAAAGATATTATTCCCAACAATGTTCCTGCTTATTTGCTTTATATCAAAAGCGCAGCAGCCGGTGCTTGTTTCACCGCAATGGGTAAATGAAAATTTAAAAGATCCTGACCTGGTAGTTTTATATACCGGCTTTGTTGTAAAATCAGATTATGACCGTGAGCATATTGAGGGTTCCCGTTTTCTGTGGCCTGAGTGGCTTGCTTTCAATACGCCGGAAGCAAATATGGTTTCTGCTGATGCAAAAACAGCGACTAAAGTGCTGCAGGAGCTGGGCATTAATAAAAATTCAAAAGTTGTGATATGTCACAGAGGTGGGGATGTAACAATTGCTTCCCGGATGTTTTTATCATTAGAACATTATGGACTGAGGGGACAGGTATCTTTTTTAAATGGTGGATTAGAGGCATGGAAAAGAGCTGGCTACCCGGTAACCAATAAACCATCCGATTTTAAAAAAGGAAATTTTACAGCAAGTGATAATGGTTTGCTGGTAACTAAAGATTATGTACAAAATGCTTTGCAGGCAAAATCATCAGAAGTAATTGATGCAAGGATGAAACGCTGGTATGATGGCGATCCAACAGGTAATCCAAGAGATGGTCATATCACCGGCGCTAAAAATATTCCTTACCCGGATATGGTTGATTCAACCAATTCAATTAAACCAAGAGAGGTATTGGAGAAAAATTTTACTTCTGTAGTACCTGATAAAAACAAAGAACTTGTTGTGTATTGCTTTATCGGTCAAACCGCCAGTGTGGATTATTTGGTTGGCCGTTCATTAGGTTACAAAATGAAACTGTATGATGGCAGTATGCAGGAGTGGAGCCGCGATGAAAAAATGCCAATGGAAAAAACAAAGAATGATTAG